From the genome of Papaver somniferum cultivar HN1 chromosome 2, ASM357369v1, whole genome shotgun sequence, one region includes:
- the LOC113349583 gene encoding inactive beta-amylase 9-like has translation MEISLVRCSQAKIMKNDVEIRELGFCNLMNNQIFNNKTNRICFDGLMMNDNKRWRRSCKVQLALRAIKSETEKTETVIRKQSNSEGRPKLYVGLPLDGVSDCNSVNHARAIAAGLKALKLLGLEGVEFPIWWGIVEKETMGQYNWSGYVALAKMVQEAGLKLRVSLCFHGLKEPSIPLPEWVSRIGELQPDIYFTDRSGRRYTECLSLAVDDLPVLNGKTAMEVYQGFLESFKSSFSPFMGSTITDITIGLGPNGDLRYPSSPSASTQDSRVGEFQCFDKHMLDHLKLHAAVTGNPNWGLGGPHDAPTYYQSPNSNTFFKENGGSWQTPYGDFFLSWYSNQLISHGDRLLSLASSIFRNTLVTISGKVPLVHNWYKVQSHPSEMTAGFYNSDSRDGYNQVAELFAKNSCKIILPGMDLSDKHQPSELYSSPELLLSQIRTACENHGVKYVGENLLASGMLPLNGFERIKHNLSKGAAVDSFTYQRMGAYFFSPKHFSSFTEFVRSLNKPELHHDDMPTYEKEETILVSKPVKDLRMQEV, from the exons ATGGAGATTTCATTAGTGAGATGTTCACAagcaaaaatcatgaaaaatgatGTTGAGAttcgtgaattagggttttgtaatttgATGAATAATCAAATCTTTAATAACAAAACAAATAGGATTTGTTTTGATGGTCTGATGATGAATGATAATAAGAGATGGAGAAGATCGTGTAAGGTTCAATTAGCTTTGAGAGCTATCAAATCGGAGACAGAGAAGACAGAAACAGTCATTAGAAAACAATCTAACTCA GAAGGAAGACCAAAACTGTATGTTGGACTTCCTCTTGATGGAGTCTCTGACTGCAATTCTGTCAACCATGCAAGAGCAATTGCTGCTGGATTAAAGGCGTTGAAGCTCTTGGGTTTAGAAGGAGTGGAGTTTCCGATTTGGTGGGGTATAGTTGAGAAGGAAACAATGGGTCAATACAATTGGTCAGGCTATGTTGCTCTTGCAAAGATGGTGCAAGAAGCGGGTCTGAAGTTACGTGTTTCCCTTTGCTTCCACGGCTTAAAAGAACCTTCAATTCCGTTACCCGAATGGGTATCTCGTATTGGAGAATTACAACCTGATATCTACTTCACTGATCGCTCTGGAAGGCGTTACACTGAGTgtttgtctttggctgttgatgATCTTCCAGTGCTCAATGGAAAAACTGCAATGGAAGTTTACCAAGGATTTCTTGAGAGCTTTAAATCGTCTTTCTCACCTTTCATGGGTTCCACTATCACG GACATCACAATTGGTTTAGGACCAAATGGTGACCTCAGATACCCGTCTAGTCCTTCAGCAAGTACACAAGATTCTAGAGTTGGAGAATTCCAGTGCTTTGACAAACACATGCTCGACCACCTCAAACTGCATGCTGCAGTAACTGGAAACCCTAACTGGGGACTTGGCGGTCCACATGATGCCCCAACTTACTACCAATCTCCCAACTCCAATACTTTCTTCAAGGAGAATGGAGGTTCATGGCAAACTCCTTATGGTGATTTCTTCCTGTCCTGGTATTCAAACCAACTCATCTCTCATGGAGATCGTCTTCTCTCTCTTGCCTCCTCAATTTTCCGGAACACTCTTGTCACGATATCCGGAAAAGTCCCACTTGTACACAACTGGTATAAAGTTCAATCCCATCCTTCTGAAATGACTGCAGGATTCTACAACTCAGACTCAAGAGATGGTTATAATCAAGTTGCAGAACTTTTTGCGAAAAATTCTTGTAAGATTATCCTCCCAGGAATGGATTTATCCGATAAACACCAGCCTTCTGAATTATATTCAAGTCCCGAACTATTGCTTTCTCAGATCAGAACTGCTTGTGAGAACCATGGGGTAAAATATGTTGGTGAGAATTTGTTGGCGTCAGGTATGCTGCCATTGAATGGTTTTGAAAGGATCAAGCATAACCTTTCAAAGGGAGCTGCAGTAGATTCATTCACGTATCAGAGGATGGGGGCATATTTTTTCTCACCAAAACACTTTTCGTCATTCACAGAGTTTGTCAGGAGCCTAAACAAGCCTGAATTGCATCATGATGATATGCCGACATATGAAAAAGAAGAAACCATATTGGTATCTAAACCAGTTAAGGATCTCAGAATGCAAGAAGTTTAG
- the LOC113352357 gene encoding uncharacterized protein LOC113352357 gives MDSGLKSTCSDESHLDTSKPNLDMSSLKVPSIELPDDLFEDALNSWRFSLIGRLNLQDIKFVNAAVILRQQWKLTGECKLIPLGRGFFTIKLDNELDCKTIKAGQWEVLNQILQVTNWVSNFRPSNQRTSKAQVWVRFPGLGLEFWKETILFKICKEIGTPIKINTATANCESGYYANILVEMDFAQPIPNKIWIGTKYGGFFQNISIPIIPKYCHHCKIIGHSTLDCRIGKTKSNTEGSAPQKTKVSVESPHTPFDICDRSEVENSPSKVHASTSTLSHNLQLTKDSLVTNITTPTTQQNSSTINPNLVGGRFNVLNSDDYKEEKVMGK, from the coding sequence ATGGATTCTGGTCTGAAATCCACCTGTTCAGATGAATCTCATTTAGATACatcaaaacctaatttagatatGTCTTCGTTAAAAGTTCCATCAATAGAATTGCCTGATGATTTGTTTGAAGATGCTTTAAATTCATGGAGATTTTCACTAATAGGAAGATTAAATTTACAAGATATCAAATTCGTAAATGCTGCTGTTATTTTACGACAACAATGGAAGTTAACTGGGGAATGTAAACTCATTCCATTGGGAAGAGGTTTTTTTACAATTAAGTTGGACAATGAACTTGATTGTAAAACCATCAAAGCTGGTCAATGGGAAGTCCTAAATCAGATTTTACAAGTAACAAATTGGGTATCAAATTTCAGACCATCTAATCAGCGCACTTCTAAAGCTCAAGTTTGGGTTCGTTTTCCTGGTTTGGGTTTAGAGTTCTGGAAGGAAACTATATTATTCAAGATATGTAAAGAGATTGGAACACCTATCAAGATTAATACTGCTACAGCAAATTGTGAATCtggttattatgcaaatattttggTTGAGATGGATTTCGCTCAACCAATTCCTAACAAAATATGGATTGGCACCAAATATGGGGGTTTCTTTCAAAATATTTCAATTCCAATCATTCCAAAGTACTGTCATCATTGCAAGATTATTGGCCACTCAACTCTAGATTGTCGGATTGGGAAAACCAAAAGTAACACTGAAGGTAGTGCTCCACAGAAGACTAAAGTAAGTGTAGAATCTCCTCACACACCTTTTGATATCTGTGATAGATCAGAAGTTGAAAATTCTCCATCTAAGGTACACGCTAGTACCTCCACTTTAAGTCATAATCTACAGTTAACAAAAGACTCACTAGTCACTAATATTACAACTCCAACAACACAGCAAAACTCCAGTACTATCAATCCTAATCTAGTAGGAGGAAGATTTAATGTGTTGAACTCTGATGATTACAAAGAAGAGAAGGTTATGGGTAAATAA
- the LOC113349582 gene encoding tubby-like F-box protein 3: MTLKSIIRDVKGEFGSMSRRGFDVKGLKSKSLQVVQDETIPIDAFKQSCWANMPPELLRDVLMRIEDSEFKWPPRKYVVACAGVCRNWREITKEIVLTPELSGKLTFPISLKQPGPRETIIQCFIKRNRTAQTYHLYLGLTPALTDNGKFLLAARKARRTTCTDYIISIDADDMSKGSGTYIGKLRSNFLGTKFTVYDSQPPYAVAMVSKSRSNRLVGSKQVTPRVPVGNYPVAHIAYELNVLGSRGPRRMHCVMDGIPATSIEPGGTAPTQTEFPLSNLESFPMLPFFRSKSSAQKEISVSGPLVDQKEGFLVLKNKSPRWHEQLQCWCLNFRGRVTVASVKNFQLVASPENGPSGPEHEKVLLQFGKVGKDLFTMDYQYPVSAFQAFAICLSSFDTKIACE, translated from the exons atGACTTTGAAGAGTATAATTAGAGACGTGAAAGGAGAATTTGGAAGTATGTCAAGGAGAGGATTTGATGTTAAGGGGTTGAAATCAAAATCACTACAGGTGGTTCAAGATGAAACCATACCAATTGATGCATTTAAACAAAGTTGTTGGGCCAATATGCCACCTGAACTATTGAGAGATGTGTTGATGAGAATTGAAGACTCCGAGTTTAAATGGCCACCGAGGAAATACGTTGTTGCTTGTGCTGGAGTTTGTAGAAATTGGAGAGAAATCACTAAGGAGATTGTATTGACACCTGAATTGTCTGGGAAGCTAACGTTTCCCATCTCCTTGAAACAG CCTGGTCCAAGAGAGACAATAATCCAGTGTTTCATCAAACGCAACAGGACGGCCCAAACATATCATCTTTACCTTGGATTGACTCCAG CGCTGACTGACAACGGCAAGTTCCTTCTTGCTGCTCGTAAGGCTCGTCGCACTACTTGCACGGACTACATCATCTCTATAGATGCAGATGACATGTCTAAGGGGAGCGGTACCTACATTGGGAAGTTAAG ATCAAACTTTTTGGGGACTAAGTTTACAGTCTATGATAGCCAGCCTCCTTATGCTGTAGCCATGGTATCGAAAAGCCGCTCCAATAGGCTAGTGGGCTCTAAACAAGTTACACCGAGAGTCCCTGTTGGCAACTACCCAGTAGCACACATTGCATATGAGTTGAATGTTCTGGGATCCAG GGGTCCACGGAGGATGCATTGTGTAATGGATGGAATCCCTGCCACATCAATAGAACCAGGTGGAACAGCCCCCACGCAGACTGAATTCCCACTTAGCAACCTTGAGTCCTTCCCAATGTTACCATTTTTCCGGTCTAAATCATCTGCCCAAAAGGAGATTTCTGTATCAGGTCCTCTGGTCGATCAGAAAGAAGGGTTTTTGGTGTTAAAGAACAAGTCGCCTAGGTGGCATGAGCAACTTCAATGCTGGTGTCTGAACTTTCGTGGCCGGGTGACAGTTGCTTCCGTGAAGAATTTTCAGTTGGTTGCTTCTCCAGAGAATGGACCCTCTGGACCAGAACATGAGAAGGTCCTGCTTCAGTTCGGCAAAGTTGGAAAGGACTTGTTCACTATGGATTATCAGTATCCAGTTTCAGCTTTCCAGGCATTTGCCATCTGCCTTAGCAGTTTTGACACCAAGATTGCCTGTGAATAA